One genomic region from Paramormyrops kingsleyae isolate MSU_618 chromosome 24, PKINGS_0.4, whole genome shotgun sequence encodes:
- the txndc15 gene encoding thioredoxin domain-containing protein 15: MRLTSIMMDVLCTVYVTLSAIRQGAVLTAAEVSEPKELKILEDVYKGVSLEDSPEFVEREDPELQPKWSFKTAEIADAVLGTEVSVDPAGLESLIPRSVKDMQAGFSTASGDLADGNGPEEMEPVTLGMVHVDIMASEEQNSTDAPKQHKVNCHKINVTDNDSLAVQILNASQDLMEFLNANSTECSLVLFYTTWCQFSASLAPHFNALPRVFPGMRFLALDASQHSSLSTRFGTVAVPNILLFQGVKPMARFNQTERTLETLTAFIANQTGFEIVPGQNVTEEDRWGPLPSVPVKGVDWLLVFSVTFIFGFTLYAILRTDSIRRLIPGQEHEHQD; the protein is encoded by the exons TGTCCGCCATCAGACAGGGAGCGGTGCTGACCGCAGCCG AGGTTAGTGAGCCAAAGGAGTTAAAAATTCTGGAGGACGTTTACAAGGGGGTCAGCTTGGAGGACAGCCCCGAGTTTGTGGAACGTGAGGATCCAGAGCTGCAGCCGAAGTGGAGCTTCAAGACTGCAGAGATTGCAGACGCCGTGCTGGGCACGGAGGTGTCCGTCGACCCGGCTGGACTGGAGTCCCTCATTCCCAGAAGCGTCAAGGATATGCAGGCCGGATTCTCCACAGCATCAGGGGATCTGGCAGACGGGAACGGCCCCGAAGAGATGGAACCGGTTACCCTGGGGATGGTCCACGTGGACATCATGGCCAGCGAGGAACAGAACTCCACAGACGCGCCAAAGCAGCACAAAGTCAACTGTCACAAGATAAACGTCACTGACAACGATAGTCTGGCTGTGCAGATCCTAAATGCATCACAG GATCTGATGGAATTCCTGAACGCTAACAGCACAGAATGCTCTCTGGTCTTATTCTACACCACCTGGTGCCAGTTCTCGGCTAGCCTGGCTCCCCACTTCAACGCACTGCCTCGAGTCTTTCCCGGCATGCGCTTTCTGGCCCTGGATGCATCTCAGCACAGCAG tcTTTCCACGAGGTTTGGAACAGTAGCTGTCCCAAACATCCTTCTGTTTCAAGGGGTTAAACCGATGGCCAGGTTCAACCAGACGGAAAGGACCCTGGAAACTTTAACGGCATTTATAGCAAACCAGACGG GTTTCGAGATAGTTCCAGGCCAGAATGTGACGGAGGAGGATCGTTGGGGGCCGCTGCCCAGCGTCCCCGTCAAAGGCGTCGATTGGCTGCTCGTGTTTTCAGTCACGTTTATATTTGGGTTTACGCTTTACGCGATACTGCGGACGGACAGCATCCGGAGGCTCATCCCAGGGCAGGAGCATGAACATCAGGACTAA